In one window of Bemisia tabaci chromosome 6, PGI_BMITA_v3 DNA:
- the Acadvl gene encoding very long-chain specific acyl-CoA dehydrogenase, mitochondrial: protein MLRIGRVLKDKSNVVEALINGDKTFRLLSTTVASHGAAAPAIKEKHEDVSKPKPSKDSKSFTMNLFRGGLETSQVFPYPKVLNEEQSEMLTMLVDPMSKFFDEVNDPKKNDAEEKVDETTLSGLWDLGAFALQVPQELGGLGLCNTQYARLVEIVGAHDLAVGIVLGAHQSIGFKGILLFGNPEQKAKYLPRVAGGEMAAFCLTEPASGSDAASIKTRAVLSPDGKHYILNGSKIWISNGSFAKIMTVFAQVPVKDEKTGEVKDKVTAFIVERDFGGVTSGPPEKKMGIKASNTAEVYYEDVKVPVENVLGGVGGGFKVAMNILNNGRFGMAAALSGTMRAVTKKAVDHATTRVQFGTRIDSFGTIQEKIARMAVLHYVTESLAYMISGNMDSGSQDYHLEAAISKVFASESAWYVTDEAIQILGGMGFMKDTGLERVLRDLRIFRIFEGTNDILRLFVALTGIQYAGSHLQEVAKAFKNPTANLGLIFDEASKRAFKKVGLASVPSLDSHVHPSLRPAAAKAAKSTVQFGDTVEHLLIKYGKKIVNEQFLLNRLAQAAIDNYTMMVVLSRATDSLNRNLPSAEHERLLTEIWCQEASERVAANLGAIQSKDKIDLYSKLSQAAKNICANGGFVQQNPLQI from the exons GTTACTCTCAACCACAGTGGCTTCTCATGGTGCAGCGGCTCCTGCTATCAAGGAAAAGCATGAAGATGTCTCAAAACCAAAGCCATCGAAAGATTCCAAATCTTTCACCATGAATCTATTTCGTGGTGGGCTCGAAACCAGCCAAGTTTTCCCATACCCAAAAGTGCTCAATGAAGAACAATCTGAAATGTTAACAATGCTGGTCGATCCCATGTCGAAATTCTTTGAC GAGGTGAATGACCCCAAAAAAAATGATGCAGAGGAGAAAGTAGATGAAACTACGCTGTCGGGACTCTGGGACCTTGGAGCTTTTGCTCTGCAAGTGCCCCAAGAGTTGGGCGGTTTGGGATTGTGCAACACTCAGTATGCCAGGCTAGTAGAAATTGTCGGAGCGCACGATCTTGCTGTTGGAATCGTTTTAGGAGCTCATCAATCCATCGGATTTAAA GGAATCCTGTTGTTTGGAAATCCGGAGCAGAAGGCAAAGTATTTACCAAGAGTTGCAGGAGGTGAAATGGCTGCATTCTGTTTGACAGAGCCAGCATCAGGAAGTGACGCTGCATCCatcaa GACTCGCGCAGTGCTCTCTCCAGATGGCAAGCATTACATTCTGAATGGTAGCAAGATCTGGATCAGTAATGGAAGTTTTGCGAAAATAATGACCGTTTTTGCTCAAGTGCCTGTGAAGGATGAAAAAACTG ggGAAGTCAAAGACAAGGTAACAGCATTTATTGTCGAGAGAGATTTCGGAGGCGTGACATCCGGTCCACCCGAAAAGAAAATGGGAATCAAAGCTTCAAACACAGCCGAAGTTTACTATGAAGATGTGAAAGTCCCTGTAGAAAATGTTCTCGGTGGTGTTGGTGGAGGATTCAAG GTAGCGATGAATATTTTGAACAATGGAAGATTCGGTATGGCAGCAGCTCTTTCTGGCACCATGCGAGCAGTTACAAAGAAAGCCGTAGATCATGCAACAACTCGTGTTCAGTTTGGAACAAGAATCGACTCTTTTGGAacaattcaagagaaaattgcaCGAATGGCTGTTCTACATTACGTCACAGAATCCTTGGCATACATGATCTCTGGAAACATGGACTCAGGATCCCAGGACTATCACCTTGAAGCAGCCATCTCAAAA GTTTTTGCTTCTGAATCAGCATGGTATGTCACAGATGAGGCTATCCAAATTTTAGGTGGTATGGGCTTCATGAAAGATACTGGTCTCGAACGAGTTCTCCGGGATCTCcgtattttcagaatttttgaagGAACGAACGACATTCTCAGGCTATTCGTCGCTCTCACAG GTATTCAGTATGCCGGAAGTCATCTGCAAGAGGTAGCCAAGGCATTCAAAAACCCAACAGCTAATCTTGGTCTCATTTTCGATGAAGCGTCGAAACGTGCTTTCAAGAAAGTTGGTCTTGCCTCTGTCCCATCTCTAGACAGTCACGTTCACCCTAGTCTAAGACCAGCTGCTGCCAAAGCTGCAAAG agcacAGTGCAGTTTGGAGACACTGTAGAGCATTTACTCATCAAGTAcggtaaaaaaattgtgaatgagCAGTTCCTCTTGAATAGGCTTGCCCAAGCTGCAATCGACAATTACACAATGATGGTTGTCCTGTCCAGAGCCACTGATTCATTGAACCGCAATCTTCCTTCAGCAGAACACGAAAGACTCCTCACTGAAATTTGGTGCCAGGAA GCTTCAGAACGAGTAGCGGCCAATTTAGGTGCCATCCAATCCAAAGATAAAATAGACCTGTACTCAAAACTTAGCCAAGCAGCAAAGAATATCTGTGCCAATGGTGGCTTTGTCCAGCAGAACCCACTCCAAATCTAG
- the LOC109036526 gene encoding uncharacterized protein produces the protein MALIKRVHQKPTDGRPPITYRIQVVDEPFFKEAANFMIENFLPTENICSSIGLLSENGGIETARVFWEKQVAKGISLAAFLENKDGGRGKMISCNVLEVERKNQEDESMKTIELSDKLKKIFQTMEETEAKADVYTLYNCEAFVHAYGLSVMADFERRGIGAEMLIARAEICKQLDTPVSATVFTGSASQRLAERCGYETIAELDITTYRIDGQIVYPKPKWPVIKWMAKRYF, from the exons ATGGCGCTTATTAAGCGAGTACACCAAAAACCCACTGACGGCCGTCCTCCAATCACGTATCGTATTCAAGTGGTCGATGAACCTTTCTTCAAGGAGGCTGCCAATTTCATGATCGAGAATTTTCTTCCAACGGAAAATATATGCTCATCAATCG GTTTGTTATCGGAAAACGGAGGTATTGAAACGGCGCGTGTTTTTTGGGAGAAGCAAGTAGCTAAAGGGATTTCCTTGGCTGCATTTTTAGAGAACAAAGATGGGGGCAGAGGAAAAATGATCAGCTGTAACGTTTTGGAagtagagagaaaaaatcaagaggaTGAGTCTATGAAG ACGATCGAGCTTTCAGACAAGTTGAAGAAGATATTCCAGACTATGGAGGAAACAGAAGCGAAAGCGGATGTCTACACGTTGTACAACTGCGAGGCGTTCGTGCACGCTTACGGCCTGTCGGTGATGGCTGACTTCGAAAGACGAGGCATCGGAGCCGAGATGCTGATTGCGAGGGCGGAGATCTGCAAACAGTTGGACACACCGGTCAGCGCTACCGTTTTCACCGGGAGCGCATCGCAGAGGCTCGCCGAGAGGTGCGGCTACGAGACCATCGCCGAATTGGATATCACGACTTATCGAATCGATGGACAGATCGTCTACCCCAAACCCAAATGGCCGGTCATCAAGTGGATGGCAAAACGCTATTTTTAA